GCTGCGATCACTGCTGGTTGCTCCGTCGGGAAACGCGATGGGACCCATGGGACGGAAGGAACGGATGGGTCTGGTGCCCCCCATTCGTCCCCGCCGCGCCATGGGTCCCGTGCCGCCGTGCCCAACCGATCGGCCGTTTGCCGGGAAAGTTGAGCCCTTCCCTACCACAGCTCGGGCTCGGCGGCCAACTGCTCCTGCGCCCGGATCTTCTCCTGCCAGAAGCGGTGGTCCCGGCGCGCGAGCTGCCGGCGAGCCCGCCCGCCGATCCTGCGCACATGCACCGAGTAGTCTTCGGACGAGAAGTAGATGACACGCCCCGAGTCGCCGCCGAGGTCAGAGGCGACCAGGGGGATGTCCTCGTTCTTCAGGAACTCGAGCACGAAGCGCCGGTTCACGTCGCCCACGCAGAAGAAGTTGTCGGCGCGATCGCCGCTCTCCAGCACCGCGCCGCCCCCGAAGGCCTTGGCCCGCAGGTTCTCCCGCCGGGCCCCCAAGGCGAGCATCCCGTTGATCACGAGCTCCATGGCGTGGATGCCGTACCGCCCCGCCTCGCTCAGGGTCACCCGCAGGTCCCGGGCGTAGCGGCGGTTCCCCAGGAGGAAGTGGTTCATTCCCACCACCCGGCGCACGGGGTCGTAGAGACAGGCCGAGATGCAGGAACCGAGCAAGGTGCGGATCACCACCGGCCCGGCGGCCACGTGGTGATCGCCGGGGTGGAGGTTGACCTCCGGGGCCCGGCCCGCGCCCGGGGGGGCCTTAGGGGCGGGCGGCCGCAACTTCGGAACGGCCGAAGACCTCACCGGTGCTCCCGCAACACGGCCGCCGCGATGGCCGGGAGCGGCAGCACCTGGTCAGCCGCCCCCCGCTTGATGGCCTCGTGGGGCATGCCGAAGACCACGCAGGTGGCCTCGTCCTGGGCGATGGTGTGGGCGCCGGCCTCCTTGAGCTCGGCCATGCCCCGGGCGCCGTCGTCCCCCATGCCGGTAAGGATCACCCCCACGGCGTTTCGGCCCGCGTAGCGCGCCGCCGAGCGGAAGAGCACGTCCACCGAGGGGCGGTGGCGCGACACCAGCGGCCCGTCGCGCACCTCCACGTGGTAGCGGGCGCCGCTGCGCTTGAGGATCGTGTGGCGGTTGCCCGGGGCGATGAGGGCCTGGCCCCGGAGCACCGTGTCGCCGTCGGCGGCCTCCTTGACCGTGACCCGGCACAGGCCGTCGAGGCGCCGGGCGAAGGCGGCCGTGAAGCCCTCGGGCATGTGCTGCACGATCACGGTGCCCGGGCCGCCGACGGGAAGCGCCTCCAGAAAGACCCGCAGAGCCTCGGTGCCCCCGGTGGACGCGCCCACCACCACTACCTTCTCCGTCGTCTCGGCCATGGCCGCTGACCCGGGTCGGGGCTTGGGAAGCACCGCATCGGCGGTGAGCTTGGCCTCCACCGCCCGCCGGGGGGCGATGCGCTTGACCCGTGCCCGGGCCGCGGCCTTCACCGCGTCGCAGATGCGCACCCGGGACTCTTCCAGGAACTGCTTGGTGCCGAGCTTGGGCTTCTGGATGATCTCCACCGCCCCGTACTCCAGGGCCCT
This is a stretch of genomic DNA from Thermodesulfobacteriota bacterium. It encodes these proteins:
- a CDS encoding chemotaxis protein CheD codes for the protein MRSSAVPKLRPPAPKAPPGAGRAPEVNLHPGDHHVAAGPVVIRTLLGSCISACLYDPVRRVVGMNHFLLGNRRYARDLRVTLSEAGRYGIHAMELVINGMLALGARRENLRAKAFGGGAVLESGDRADNFFCVGDVNRRFVLEFLKNEDIPLVASDLGGDSGRVIYFSSEDYSVHVRRIGGRARRQLARRDHRFWQEKIRAQEQLAAEPELW
- a CDS encoding chemotaxis response regulator protein-glutamate methylesterase — protein: MKPIRVLVVDDSALVRQALTDVLTSDPEIQVMATAQDPYVAAERMRQETPDVITLDVEMPRMDGITFLRKLMSQHPIPVVICSSLAEERAETTLRALEYGAVEIIQKPKLGTKQFLEESRVRICDAVKAAARARVKRIAPRRAVEAKLTADAVLPKPRPGSAAMAETTEKVVVVGASTGGTEALRVFLEALPVGGPGTVIVQHMPEGFTAAFARRLDGLCRVTVKEAADGDTVLRGQALIAPGNRHTILKRSGARYHVEVRDGPLVSRHRPSVDVLFRSAARYAGRNAVGVILTGMGDDGARGMAELKEAGAHTIAQDEATCVVFGMPHEAIKRGAADQVLPLPAIAAAVLREHR